A stretch of DNA from Dokdonia sp. PRO95:
AGAGAGTCTAATAGATCAAGTGGTTTTAATACTTCTATAGATCCTGACAATCCTTTTATTGATTCTGGAAATCCTATTGGAGTTGTGGGTAACACTGGTGATATTGTAACTAGTTTGTCTCCTAATATTACTGGAGTTGACGAGATAGGGCCATTGCCATTTGTAGAGCAACTATACCTCAATGATGGAATCTCTTATGGATTATCTTTGCGAGTTCCGGTTTTTAACGGGTTTAGTGTAAAGAATCAAGTAAAACGTAGCGAAGTAAATGTGATGCGATCTGAGTTTCAAAAAGAACTAGCAGAGCAAAACCTTAGAACTGCCGTATATCAAGCATACACAGATGCAAAAGCTGCAAGAGAAAGCTATGAGGCTGCCAAAATAGCTGTTGAGTCTCAAGAGCTAGCTTATGCATACGCAAAAGATCGCTACGATGTAGGGCTTACCAATGCTTTTGACTTTAGCCAGAGTAAATTGCGTTACGATAATGCACAGATTGAGATTGCGCGTGCTAAATATGATTATATTTTCCGTATTAAGGTGTTAGAGCTCTATTTTGGAGTTCCTGCTACCGAACTAAAATTCTAACCAACATGAGTAAAAAAACACTTTTCATTGTACTAGGCGTTGTTGCTGTTGTAGTAATAGCACTTATTGCAGGTAAAAAATCTGGAGCTTTCGGTAAGTCTGGTAACTTCAAGACTGTAGAGGTGCAGAAGCTTGAGAGAGCAACAATCATTGAGACGGTTGCAGCTACAGGTAAAATACAGCCAGAGATAGAGGTAAAGCTATCATCAGAAGTTTCTGGAGAAATTATAGATCTTCCTATTAAAGAAGGTCAAGATGTAAAAAAAGGAGATTTACTTGTAAAGATTAATCCAGACTTGGTACAGGCAGCAGTAAGCCAGAGCCGAGCAGCGCTACAAAATAGCCGTGCAGGATTATCACAAGCAGAAGCTAGTCTTAACCAAGCAAAACTTACGTTTGATCGTAATAAGCCTCTTTTTGATAAAGGGGTGATTTCAAAAGCAGATTTTGAGAGAGCACAGTCTGATCTAGAAATTGCACAGGCAAATCGTCAGAGTGCTTTTTATAACGTACAAAGCGTAGCTGCTCAAGTAAAGCAAGCTACAGATAATCTAGGGCGAACTTCTATTTTTGCACCACGTGATGGTACAATTTCTATGCTTAATGTAGAGCTAGGAGAACGTGTAGTAGGTACTGCGCAAATGGCAGGAACAGAAATCGTACGTGTAGCAAACCTCAATAACATGGAGGTTGAGGTAGATGTAAATGAAAATGATATTGTAAAAATCGCAATAGGAGATTCTACCATAGTAGAGGTAGACGCATATTTGAAAACAAAATTTGCTGGCGTAGTGACAGAAATTGCAAACTCTGCTCAAGCAACGCTCACTGCAGATCAGGTTACAAATTTTAAAGTAAAGGTGCGTATTCTAGAGGATTCATATAAGCACTTGCTAGAGGGAAAAAAGGACACATACTCGCCATTTAGACCAGGTATGACGGCTACTGTAGATATTATTACAAAGAAGCGTAATGATATTCTTGCAGCTCCTATAAGTGCTATTGTTGTTAAAACAGATACGAGTGCCACAAGAAGCACCACGCCTAAGTCTACAACAAGTGTAGCAGGAGCAGAGGAAAAATTTGAATGTGTATTCGTCAAGAATGGTGGTGAGGCAAAATTGAAGGTGGTAACTACAGGAATACAAGATGACTCTAAAATCGAAATCTTAACAGGTCTTGAAGAAGGTGATGAGATTATTACAGGCCCTTATAGTCTAGTAACAAAAACACTTAAAACTGGAGACAAAGTTGAGGTGAAAGGAGAAAAAAACGAATCTGAAGAATAAAAAATGACACATATTTTATGTCTAGAGACAGCCACCACAAATTGTTCGGTGGCTTTGTCTATTAATGGAAACGTGGTAGCCATGCAGGAGGATAATGCTCAGAAGTATTCTCATGCAGAACGATTACATGTATTTATTAAAGAGGTGCTTGATACGGCAGGCGTTACTAAGGATATGCTCAGTGCTATTGCTGTAAGTAAAGGACCAGGGAGTTATACAGGGCTTCGTATAGGAGTTTCGGCAGCAAAGGGACTTTGTGCTGCACTTGATGTGCCGCTTATCTCTATAGATACTTTAGGTGCGCTTTCGCGAAAGCTATCTGTAACAGATGGCGAGCTCATCATACCAATGCTTGATGCACGTCGTATGGAAGTATACAGTGCCGTTTTTGATAATAATGGAAACCGTCACAGAGAAACCCAAGCGCAAATACTAGATGAAACCTCTTTTGTAGAATATCTAGATAAAGGAATCGTTCACTTTGTGGGTAATGGTGTAGAAAAATTTCAAGAAATCTGTGAGCACCCTAATGCTAGGTTTGTGATAGGAGAGCTGCCTTCATCAACACAAATGGCAACTATGGCACAGTCAAAATTTGAAGCTAATGATATTGAAGATGTAGCTTATTTTGAACCGTATTATCTCAAGGATTTTATTGCAGGTAAGCCTAAAGCAAAATAATAATAACACTAAAGCAAAAAAAATCCCGTGATACAATACTGTATCACGGGATTTTTACTTTTAAGAAAGAGCTTCTTAAGCTTCTTTGTGTATTTCGACAGCATGTGGATAAGGAATTTCAATCCCAGCTTTGTCAAGTTCAATTTTACAATTTTCGATGGTTTGGAAGTATACATCCCAGTAATTTTCTGGTGTAGCCCAAGGACGTACTTCGTAGTTTACAGAGCTATCTGCTAGCTCACCCATATTTACAGATGGAGCAGGTACTTGCAGTACGTTTTGTTGAGAATGCATAGCACGCATAAGAGCGTCCTTAGTCGCTTTAATATCTGCATCGTAAGATACACCTATTGTAAGGTCTACACGCAGTTCTCCTAGTTCTGTGTAGTTTTTAATATTACCATTAGATAAAACACCATTTGGTATAATAACTAGCTTGTTTCCTGGTGTAGCTATTTTAGTAGTAAATATTTGAATTTCTGATACAACTCCCACTTCACCTTGAGCTTCTATGAGATCTCCTACTTTAAATGGTTTGAAAAGTATAAGTAGTACACCTCCTGCAAAATTAGATAAAGAGCCTTGAAGAGCAAGACCAACAGCAAGACCAGCAGCGGCAAGGATAGCGGCAAAAGATGCTGTATCTATACCTAATTGTCCTAAAATTGCTATTATAAGTAGAACTAATAAAACGGTTCTCACGAGATTAGATAAAAACTTTTCAAGTGTTTTATCCATATTCTTATTCTTCTCGAGCATTTTCTTGAAAACCTTCATTAGTTTTCCAATAACCCATTTACCTACAATCCATATGACTAATGCCATAAGGATCTTAAGTCCATATTCTGATCCTTTTTCGATAGCGAGGTCAATCCATTTTTGATAATCTTCCATTGGTTTTATTTATTAGGTTGTTAATGTTTGTAGCCTAAAAATATAAAAACTCGCATTTATGTTTATATGCGAGTTTTTATGAAATGATTATCATTTCTATGTTATCGTTAATCGATACAAATGGGAATCTTATCTAGTTTTTACGATTCATTTTTGTGAATGTGTACGTCACGTTGCGGGAAGGGTATAGTAATCCCAGCAGCTTCTAGACGTTCCTTACCTTCTTCAAGAACTAACCAGCGTAAATTCCAGAAGTCTTCATTTTTTGCCCAATATCTAAGCGATAAGTTTACACTACTATCTCCTAGTTCTGCAAGCACTATCATAGGTGCTTTACCTTCTTCTTGGATTACTTGCTCTTGTTCATTGACTAGTGTGAGTAAAATGTTTTTGGCCAGTTTTACATCATCACCATAGTCAATTCCAAAGGTGATGGCTTCTTTGCGTATTCCTTCTTCTGTAAAGTTTACAATGGTCTCATTAGACAACTTTCCATTTGGGATAATAGCTAGTTGATTTCCAAAGGTGTTAAGCTTGGTCTGGAATATTGAAATCTCTTTTACAGTTCCTTCTTGTCCTTGTGCTTTTATAAAATCACCTACTTTAAAAGGTCTTAGTAATAAGATAAGAACTCCTCCTGCAAAGTTTGCGAGAGATCCCTGTAATGCTAGTCCTATTGCAAGACCTGCAGCCCCAATAATTGCAACGAGCGAGGTTGTTTTTACCCCTACTTGTGTTATCACTAAGACAAATAAAACAATCTTAAGTGTCCAGTTAATAAGGTCGGCAATAAACTTTTCAAGAGTAGGATCGTAGTCTTTTCTTTTGAAAAATTTAGCTACTAGTTTCTTTATTATTCGGATTACCCATAGACCAATGAATAGTAAAACTATAGCACTTAGGAAGCCTGGAAGAAATTCCCAAACCCACTTTATGGCTTGATCTATATGTTCTTGGTATTCGCTTACTTGGTCTAGAGGGTTGCTCATATTTAATTTTTTTACAAAATTGAATATAAGGAAGCGTGTTACATAATCTTCTAGGATAAACTTCTGTTAAACTTCCATGAGTTTTAACGCTGCTTTCACAGTCTCTACGGGCAGTTGGCAAGTATTATTCACACATACATATATAAACGTTTTGTCATCATGGTAACGTCCTTTAAAAATATCTTGATCACTGTCACTCGTGCTCGTTGCAATTAATTTATTAGGAATGTAATAACTATCAAACTCTTCTCTTAAGACTTCGGCATCTTTTCCCACGATGACAAGCTCATAAAAAGGCATAGTATAGTTAAGCATTCCATCCATCCAGTTTGAAAAACTAGTAGGACTCTGATCAATAGATGGCTGAATGTTATGTAGCATTGCTATGGCCGTATCTCCATATGTATTATCGCTATAGTAATGAGATAGCATAAAGATATTTTTGGCCATTATGGAGTTTGAGGACGGAATCACATTATCATAAAACTCTGTGTTTCGACTTGCTAAACTAGGATCTTGGTTTGATGTATAGAAAAACAAATCATTTACTGGATTTTGAAAATGTTCAAAGGTGTAATCTGTAAGCTGTTTAGCTTTATGAAGCCATTTACTATCTGCTGTAACTTCATAGAGTGCTATAAAGGCATCTACTATGGCTGCATAATCCTCTAGATATCCATTTATAGTGCTCTTATCATTTTTGTAGGTACGATTAAGACCGCCATCTGTTCTCATCAGGTTAGTGTGTATAAAGTTGGCATTTTTTAATGCTGCAGTAAGAAATGCCTCATCCTTAAAAGCGCGATAGGCGTCTACATATCCTTTAATCATTAACCCATTCCAAGAGGTTAGAATTTTGTCATCTAGGCGAGGTTTTTCTTTATTGCTTTCGCGAAAGCGTAATAAGTCCTCATGCCATTTAGTTTTTTTGGAAATGATTTCTTGTACTGAAATACCAAATTCCCTTGAGAAGTCTTGGTCTGTATCTTGTCTAATCAGAACATAGTTGTCTTTCTCCCATTTTCCATAAGAGTTGATGTTGTAGTATTCCTTAAAAAGATCAAAATCATCACCTATCAAAGTTTGCAGCTCATTTTTGGTCCACACATAATAAGCTCCTTCTTCTAGAATTCCATCTGCAGTTAAGCTATCTGCATCTATAGCACTATAAAAGGCTCCATCATGTGTGGTCATCTCACGGGCTATAAATGCTAAAGTTTGATAGACGGTTTGCTTGTATAAAGGGTTTTTAGTTTTAGTGTATGCTAGTGCGTATAAGCTTACTAATTGTGCATTGTCATAAAGCATTTTTTCAAAGTGTGGCACATGCCACTTTGTATCTACACTATAACGCGCAAAGCCACCACCTACGTGATCATTAACTCCACCAAAGGCAATTTGTTCTAAGGTAGTATTTACATATTCTAAAATTTCTTCATCATTATTTTGATGTGCATACCTAAGTAAAAACTGATAGTTATTAGGCATCATAAACTTGGGCGCACGATTGAGGCCTCCTTGTCTAGTATCCCACTGTCTTGACCACTGGCTTATCGCATTTTGCAAGGTTTCTAGCTTGAAATCTGGAGTACTATTATTCGGGATAATTGCATCCATTTCTTGCATGCCTTGATCAAGCTTTTCTGCATATTCAATGAGTTTTTCTGGGGCTGTTTGATAGAGTTTTGCAATTTGCTCCAGTGCGCTCGTCCATTCCTCTTTAGGGAAATAGGTGCCTCCCCATACGGGTCTTCCATCTGGTAATGCAATGGCATTAAGAGGCCAGCCACCTCTGCCTGTCATAAGTTGCACAGCATTCATGTATACATTATCCACATCTGGACGCTCCTCACGATCTACTTTTATATTTATAAAATGCGCGTTCATAAGTTGTGCGACCTCTGTATTTTCAAAGCTCTCGTGCTCCATAACATGACACCAGTGGCATGAAGAGTAACCTATGCTTATCAATAAGAGTTTGTTTTCCTTTTTAGCCTGAGCGAGCGTTTGCTCATTCCATGGTTTCCAGTCTACAGGATTATGGGCGTGTTGTAAGAGATAAGGACTAGTCTCCTGTATAAGATCATTAGTATAAGGATGTTCCATAGTGGGATTATTTAGTGCTTGCCGTTTGATAAAGGAGTAATATTCTAGACGTACTGGTAAAATAGGTAGTCTTGTAAAAATACAAACAAAAAAAGTCCCATCTAGAGATGGGACTTTTATCAATATTTTAAAAAGAGATTTACTTTACTTCAAAAGTAATCTTACAGTTCATGCGGTATTCTTTTATTTTTCCATCGTCACCTACTACGCAGTTTTGTTCATTTACGTAAAGTGATTTGATGTTTTTTAAAGATTTACTAGCGTGTTTAAGTGCATTTTCTGCTGCATTTTCCCAACTTTTCTCAGAACTTGCTAATACTTCTATAACTTTTAATACTGCCATAATTTTCAATTTAATGTGTTAATAATTAGTTGTTTCTTGAAAGTTACGGATTTCATGAGATATGAATGTAAAAGTTTTTATAAAACTTAATCTTACTATTTATGGGAATAATAACGGTAGTTATGTGTAGATGGGCGTAAATGCAAAGGCATTATTAGAGATTTTATTTTGAAGAGCTTTGTGCCATTACCATCCTCCAGAAGCACCGCCGCCTCCAAAGCCACCGCCACCGAAACCTCCTCCAAAGCCACCGCCTCCACCGAAGCTTCCACCTCCGCCAAAAGATCCACCACCACCAAAGCCACCACGTCCCATGTTGCTGAGGATGATAACATCCAGTAGTGAGCCACCCACACTGCGCTTACCGCCATTGCGGCCACCACCACGATGGTTATTACGACTTATGATAATGAGGATGACAATAAAAAAGATAAACATGAGAATTCCCTCTATTGGAAATCCATCATTACCTTGTCTTGTTCCTTTGAAGTTTCCTTGTAATCCATCAAAGATGGCATCTGCGCTTTGATCAAGACCAGCATAGAAATTTCCTTGTTTAAACTGAGGGATCATTATTCTATTTATGATTTGCTCTGCATCACGATCAGAAATGATGCTTTCTATCCCATAACCCGTATTGATATCTACCTTACGATCATCTTTTGCAAGAATGATAAGGATACCGTTATCTTGATCTGCCTGGCCTATTCCCCATTGCTGTCCCCACTTTGCGCCTACCATATCAAGTCCTTCTCCATTAGAAGTAGAGATAATAGCAATCACAATTTGTGTTGAGGTGCTGTCACTGTATTTAATAAGCTTGTTTTCTAAAGCACTCTTTTGTCCTGCAGAAAGTAAGCCTATGTAATCATAAACTGCGTCAGGATTTGCCTTTGTTGGTTTTTCAGGAATATTAAATTGACCAAATACAGGAATACTCAGTACCAATAAAAGTAGAGAGAAGAGTACGCTTTCGCGAAAGCGTGAACCTAAAAAATTATTTTTTTCTTGCATTAAGAGGTGCTTATTTCGTCAGGAAGTTCATTCTTGTCACCATGTTTCCATGGGAAAAATGCAGCTAGTTTCTCTCCAGCAGACTGTACTCCCTGGATGAGGCCATCCCGGAAATTTCCTTTTGTAAACTGAGCAATCATAGCATCCTTAGTAGACTCCCAGAAATCTGGAGGGACTACTTTGTTAATGCCAGCATCACCGCAAATCGCGAGCTTATGATCATCTACAGCTACATAAATAAGGACTCCATTTTCTTCCTTGGTGTTATCCATTTTAAGTAAATGAAATAATTCTTGAGCACGTACAAGCGCATCCTCTGTGTTAGAGTGATGTTCTAGGTGCACACGGATTTCTCCTGAGGTAAGCGTTTCTGCCTGTCTTATGGCTGCAACTATGGCCTGCTCATCACTCTTACTTAAGAAGTCTTCTACCGTAGATGCCATTTATTTTGTGCCAAAATCGAATTCTACTTCTGGAGCATTTTCTGATCCTGCATCTGCCTCAAAGTATTCCATCTCAGAGAATTTACCAATGAAATTGTTTATAAAGTTATTCGGGAATTTTTTGATGTGTACATTGAAAGGTTTCACTGATTCATTAAAACGATTTCGTTCTACATTGATGCGGTTCTCTGTGCGTTCTAACTCATTGATAAGTTCCTTAAAGTTTTCATTTGCCTTAAGATCCGGGTAACGTTCAAAAACAGCTAGAAGTCGAGATAGCGCAGAGGTAAGACCTTCTTGAGCTTGTTGGAATTGCTTTAATTGTGCTGGAGTAATATTAGATGGATCTATTGTAATAGAAGTTGCTTTAGAGCGTGCTTCGATAACACCTATAAGTGTGCTTTGCTCAAATTCTGCGTACCCTTTTGCTGTGTTTACTATGTTAGGTATAAGGTCTGCACGACGTTGATAAGAGCTTTGAACATTAGCCCATTGAGATGTAGCATTTTCTTGGAGATCTATTGCTGTATTGTAAAATTTAGGTCCTACTGCAAATGCAATAACTACTGCAATAACAGCACCTATTAGTATAATTCCAAGACACCCTAGGCCTGCGATTTTAGTTTTATTCATAATATAAATTGGTTTGATAGTTAGTTGTTGTTTGTTGTGATTTGTTACAAGTAACGTGCAATAGTAGCAAGTTAAGAAAAAGAATTACTATAAGAAGACAATAAGGTTTTGTTAAACTCGCCGTCTAAGAGTAATATAAGCTTGATTTTTGTAAAAAAAAAATACACTCATTTGTCGTGTGCTATTGTTATGGATTTAAAATTTTTGTATGTACTTGCATCTATGGGAGTTATAGGTGTAGTTGCTGGTGTGTATCACCTCGTTTCAGGTGAGTATCTAGTGATGAGTTTGTTGTCAATAACCACTAGCTTACTTTTTATAGGAATGGCTTATCGTGATTATTATAAGGGAAAGCGTTTTTAGAGATTAGACTTGATCTCTAGTAGTTGAGCCTTTACAGCTTCTAACTTTCGTATAATATCAAAGTTTGATAATATTTCTTTTTTGCCTTCTTTGAGATGTGTTTTTGCACCTTCGAGTGTAAAACCGCGCTCCTTAACGAGGTGATAAATAAGCTCTAGATTTTTAATATCTTCTGGGGTAAACCTCCTTGTGCCCTTAGCATTTTTTTTAGGAGCAATAACATCAAACTCCTTCTCCCAGAAACGTATCAAAGAAGCATTTACATCAAATGCCTTTGAGACTTCACCTATCGTATAGTATAGTTTTTCTGGAAGATCTATATGCATTAATCGAGGGATTGATTTTCTATAGAGGATGCAGTGAGCATAAGATCATACTCTTCTGGAGTAAGGTCATTATGATAGAAGTTAACAGGGTTAACTACAGTGCCATTTTTCCACACTTCGTAATGTAGGTGTGGACCAGATGACAGACCAGTGTTACCTACATATCCTATTATCTCTCCACGTTTTACGTTTTGACCTACCTTAGCCTTGTATTTACTCATGTGAGCATAATATGTTTTATAACCAAAGCCATGCTCGATGATAACCATTTTACCATAACCGCTTCCTAGACCTACTTTAGTCACTTTACCATCACCAGTGGCATAGATTGGTGTGCCAGGAGGAGCTGTAAAGTCCATCCCATTGTGCATTTTTCTATACTTTAATATAGGGTGTACTCTCATTCCGTATCCAGAAGCTACTCTAGAGAGGTCTTTGTTTTGTACTGGTTGTATAGCAGGTATTGTTTTAAGTAGGGCTTCTTTTTCTTCGGCTAGCTTTGCAATTTCGTCTAGAGACTTTGACTGGATCACAAGTCGTTTTGTGATTTGATCAATACGCTTTGCACTTCCCATAATCATAGAAGAGTTATCAAAGCCTTCTAAATCTTTATAGCGATTTACCCCTCCAAAACCTGCCTGTCTTACCTCATCAGGAATAGGGCTAGCTTCAAATAATACACGGTATACATTGTTATCTCGCTCCTCTACATTTGCAAGTACGCGCTCTATCTGGTCTAGTTTCTTTTCTTGGAGCTCAAACTGCAAAGACATATTTGCTAGCTCGCGTTCTAGTTTTCTTTCCTTAGGAGTGTCCACACCAGAGTTAAATACAGCAATAGTAATAAGTAGCCCCATAAGAGCTGCTGCTGCAATGAAAATCAATGCTGCGCCAAAAGTGCGTCCCTTTTTACGTTCTACTTTTCGGTAGGATAGGGTCTCACTATCATAGTAATATTTTACC
This window harbors:
- a CDS encoding efflux RND transporter periplasmic adaptor subunit gives rise to the protein MSKKTLFIVLGVVAVVVIALIAGKKSGAFGKSGNFKTVEVQKLERATIIETVAATGKIQPEIEVKLSSEVSGEIIDLPIKEGQDVKKGDLLVKINPDLVQAAVSQSRAALQNSRAGLSQAEASLNQAKLTFDRNKPLFDKGVISKADFERAQSDLEIAQANRQSAFYNVQSVAAQVKQATDNLGRTSIFAPRDGTISMLNVELGERVVGTAQMAGTEIVRVANLNNMEVEVDVNENDIVKIAIGDSTIVEVDAYLKTKFAGVVTEIANSAQATLTADQVTNFKVKVRILEDSYKHLLEGKKDTYSPFRPGMTATVDIITKKRNDILAAPISAIVVKTDTSATRSTTPKSTTSVAGAEEKFECVFVKNGGEAKLKVVTTGIQDDSKIEILTGLEEGDEIITGPYSLVTKTLKTGDKVEVKGEKNESEE
- the tsaB gene encoding tRNA (adenosine(37)-N6)-threonylcarbamoyltransferase complex dimerization subunit type 1 TsaB, with translation MTHILCLETATTNCSVALSINGNVVAMQEDNAQKYSHAERLHVFIKEVLDTAGVTKDMLSAIAVSKGPGSYTGLRIGVSAAKGLCAALDVPLISIDTLGALSRKLSVTDGELIIPMLDARRMEVYSAVFDNNGNRHRETQAQILDETSFVEYLDKGIVHFVGNGVEKFQEICEHPNARFVIGELPSSTQMATMAQSKFEANDIEDVAYFEPYYLKDFIAGKPKAK
- a CDS encoding mechanosensitive ion channel domain-containing protein, translating into MEDYQKWIDLAIEKGSEYGLKILMALVIWIVGKWVIGKLMKVFKKMLEKNKNMDKTLEKFLSNLVRTVLLVLLIIAILGQLGIDTASFAAILAAAGLAVGLALQGSLSNFAGGVLLILFKPFKVGDLIEAQGEVGVVSEIQIFTTKIATPGNKLVIIPNGVLSNGNIKNYTELGELRVDLTIGVSYDADIKATKDALMRAMHSQQNVLQVPAPSVNMGELADSSVNYEVRPWATPENYWDVYFQTIENCKIELDKAGIEIPYPHAVEIHKEA
- a CDS encoding mechanosensitive ion channel domain-containing protein — protein: MSNPLDQVSEYQEHIDQAIKWVWEFLPGFLSAIVLLFIGLWVIRIIKKLVAKFFKRKDYDPTLEKFIADLINWTLKIVLFVLVITQVGVKTTSLVAIIGAAGLAIGLALQGSLANFAGGVLILLLRPFKVGDFIKAQGQEGTVKEISIFQTKLNTFGNQLAIIPNGKLSNETIVNFTEEGIRKEAITFGIDYGDDVKLAKNILLTLVNEQEQVIQEEGKAPMIVLAELGDSSVNLSLRYWAKNEDFWNLRWLVLEEGKERLEAAGITIPFPQRDVHIHKNES
- a CDS encoding thioredoxin domain-containing protein, which produces MEHPYTNDLIQETSPYLLQHAHNPVDWKPWNEQTLAQAKKENKLLLISIGYSSCHWCHVMEHESFENTEVAQLMNAHFINIKVDREERPDVDNVYMNAVQLMTGRGGWPLNAIALPDGRPVWGGTYFPKEEWTSALEQIAKLYQTAPEKLIEYAEKLDQGMQEMDAIIPNNSTPDFKLETLQNAISQWSRQWDTRQGGLNRAPKFMMPNNYQFLLRYAHQNNDEEILEYVNTTLEQIAFGGVNDHVGGGFARYSVDTKWHVPHFEKMLYDNAQLVSLYALAYTKTKNPLYKQTVYQTLAFIAREMTTHDGAFYSAIDADSLTADGILEEGAYYVWTKNELQTLIGDDFDLFKEYYNINSYGKWEKDNYVLIRQDTDQDFSREFGISVQEIISKKTKWHEDLLRFRESNKEKPRLDDKILTSWNGLMIKGYVDAYRAFKDEAFLTAALKNANFIHTNLMRTDGGLNRTYKNDKSTINGYLEDYAAIVDAFIALYEVTADSKWLHKAKQLTDYTFEHFQNPVNDLFFYTSNQDPSLASRNTEFYDNVIPSSNSIMAKNIFMLSHYYSDNTYGDTAIAMLHNIQPSIDQSPTSFSNWMDGMLNYTMPFYELVIVGKDAEVLREEFDSYYIPNKLIATSTSDSDQDIFKGRYHDDKTFIYVCVNNTCQLPVETVKAALKLMEV
- a CDS encoding dodecin family protein; translation: MAVLKVIEVLASSEKSWENAAENALKHASKSLKNIKSLYVNEQNCVVGDDGKIKEYRMNCKITFEVK
- a CDS encoding TPM domain-containing protein, with amino-acid sequence MQEKNNFLGSRFRESVLFSLLLLVLSIPVFGQFNIPEKPTKANPDAVYDYIGLLSAGQKSALENKLIKYSDSTSTQIVIAIISTSNGEGLDMVGAKWGQQWGIGQADQDNGILIILAKDDRKVDINTGYGIESIISDRDAEQIINRIMIPQFKQGNFYAGLDQSADAIFDGLQGNFKGTRQGNDGFPIEGILMFIFFIVILIIISRNNHRGGGRNGGKRSVGGSLLDVIILSNMGRGGFGGGGSFGGGGSFGGGGGFGGGFGGGGFGGGGASGGW
- a CDS encoding TPM domain-containing protein, whose protein sequence is MASTVEDFLSKSDEQAIVAAIRQAETLTSGEIRVHLEHHSNTEDALVRAQELFHLLKMDNTKEENGVLIYVAVDDHKLAICGDAGINKVVPPDFWESTKDAMIAQFTKGNFRDGLIQGVQSAGEKLAAFFPWKHGDKNELPDEISTS
- a CDS encoding LemA family protein, with protein sequence MNKTKIAGLGCLGIILIGAVIAVVIAFAVGPKFYNTAIDLQENATSQWANVQSSYQRRADLIPNIVNTAKGYAEFEQSTLIGVIEARSKATSITIDPSNITPAQLKQFQQAQEGLTSALSRLLAVFERYPDLKANENFKELINELERTENRINVERNRFNESVKPFNVHIKKFPNNFINNFIGKFSEMEYFEADAGSENAPEVEFDFGTK
- a CDS encoding MerR family transcriptional regulator, encoding MHIDLPEKLYYTIGEVSKAFDVNASLIRFWEKEFDVIAPKKNAKGTRRFTPEDIKNLELIYHLVKERGFTLEGAKTHLKEGKKEILSNFDIIRKLEAVKAQLLEIKSNL
- a CDS encoding M23 family metallopeptidase, which gives rise to MSKVKYYYDSETLSYRKVERKKGRTFGAALIFIAAAALMGLLITIAVFNSGVDTPKERKLERELANMSLQFELQEKKLDQIERVLANVEERDNNVYRVLFEASPIPDEVRQAGFGGVNRYKDLEGFDNSSMIMGSAKRIDQITKRLVIQSKSLDEIAKLAEEKEALLKTIPAIQPVQNKDLSRVASGYGMRVHPILKYRKMHNGMDFTAPPGTPIYATGDGKVTKVGLGSGYGKMVIIEHGFGYKTYYAHMSKYKAKVGQNVKRGEIIGYVGNTGLSSGPHLHYEVWKNGTVVNPVNFYHNDLTPEEYDLMLTASSIENQSLD